The DNA window CACGACTTACGCTCACTTGCTGAAATCCACCCATATAACCGTAAAATGCGATCCCAAGCAAAACCAAAACGACAATTATGATCCCAATGTTTTTTACTTTTTTCATACTGATCTCCTTAATTCTTTTTCTTTTTCAAACTTACCCTTCTAGGAAGAGAACACTCCGCTTCATTTAAATCAATTTAAAAATCAGGAAATTAACCAAATTGACTAACAAAACCTATACATTCAGAACATCAATAAAACAAAACATTAGTAAATTCATATATATTGTTTTCACTAACGATTTAAGATTTTTATAATACAACATACGAAAGCATCATTTTAAAAACACAACAACGTGGCAGTTTTCATTACAATAACCTATACATATTTCTCATTTATGTAAACAATTTATTTCTCCTGATTCCAGTCCCAGGACGACAGATATTTTTTTCAAGTTAAGCTTTATATAACTCAATGAATCTGATTGGAGAAAAACCATCAGAAGGAGAATCCATTGTTAAAACATTTAAATGAAACAAAAATTCGATATATTTCGATTATAGCTTCTTTGTTACTGTTTACATTGTTACATTGCGGTGATAGCGGTTATGGTAAAAACAAAAGTGAGTCGAACGATTTATATTCTGTTTTTTTGTTGTCCCTACTTGGAACAACAGAGACGAATTTACCAGAACCAACAATGAATACAGTGAACATTACTGTTGGAGATACAAAATACACCAAGGCACTTGGAGTTTGTCGTGGTACTTTGAATGTAAGTGATAATATTATGATTCCAGGTAATGATTTTACACTACCTAGTTTTTTCCTGCATAAGGTCGACTTTACTGCTACGAATGTATCGATCACTCCGCTTGGGCCAACTTTTATCTTCAACATTGATATGCCCGGCGGTGGTGGATATGATCCTGTCAGTAGTTGCGAAGCAAAGGTAATCGAGAACAGTGCCACAATTTATGACATCCAAGTCAAAAATTGTGCCGTGGATAAAATTGCTGGTGCCGTGACCCCAGCGACAAATACGATCTCATTTCGAGCACGGTGCACTAAGGGCCTATAATTCTGAAACCAAAGGAACAGTTTCAGAAATAAAACTCTCGCTTTTAATTCTGCTTCTGTTCCTTTTAACACCGAGGTATAAAGAATGAATCTTATTTTTTCCAATATCAAGTGGATTATGCTCGGATCCGGAATCATTACTTGTTCCATGCTCCTTTCTGCGTTAAATCCAGGTTTAGGGCTTATGTTAACATTCGGAGATACGTTAAATGGGGAATTAGCGAATATCATCGTTCGCAATTGGGGTGCTTTGATTGCCCTTGTGGGTGGAATGCTTGTTTACGGAGCCTATAACGAACCAAATCGCAACTTAGTCTTGGTTGTTGCTTCTATTAGCAAAAGTATCTTTATTCTGCTCAATCTCATTTATGGAAGTTCTTATTTTGCAAAATCAGGCATTGCCCTTGTTTTTGATTCCATACTTGTGATTATTTTTGTTTTGTATCTTTTCGCTCAAAAATCAAAAAAGTAAAGTCATCGATTGTTTTGATTCAGATTTTGATTCAGCAAAAATCAGAATCAAAACATACTTTGTTCTTTTATTTTTTTGACGACGGCAAATCCTTTGTATTTCAAAAGTTCAATCATTGGTTAGACGATTCATTTAAAGAGAAGATTTTATAGCAAGTTAAAGATTCATCAACAATCAAACTAAATTAAATTCCAAAGTTACACAAACTTCCGCGAAGTGTTTATCTACTTGTTCAGTCTGTAATACATTTCTGTATATACCAGACTGAATTGTTCCGATCTGAATATTCCCATCCATATCTTCGATAATTTTTTTAACAATCGCTAACCCTAATCCAAGTGCAAACTCTTCCTTATCAAAACGCTCATCCACAACTTTTCCTAACCTAAAAAACGGTTGGAAAAAAGCTAAATCATCAGAATGACCATAATCCATTGCCCTAATTCCGTCTTCATAAGATGGGTTAATAAATTTAATTAAAAAGTTATTCCCTGTAATCAAAAAAAGTACAATCAAGGAAATACCTTCTGGAGAATACTTCATCGCATTAATGAATAATTCCTTTGTTGTCGTAACTAATCTTTCTCGATTGATTTTTACATGATATGAGTTTGCATTTGGTAAAAAAGAAACTAGAATTTTTTGGTTTTTTATTTTTAACATATCCTCCAAATCTTCTGTAATATTTTTGATTAAACTTATAATTTCTTGAACCGTCAACAATTCCAATCCAAAATCACTTTCTTCGAAATATCTCTGAGCCACAGCCAAAGAATTGACTAATTTTTTTGTGTATTTAAAATTTTCCTCAACTAACTCTAAATGACGAATGGGAATCGTAGCGACATTTCCATTTTTCTCTACTTTCCGAAGCATCGCACCCATTGATGTCACCAAACCACCAAGACCGGTACCTTGCATCAAACTAGTGTTTAAATTTGGCAAAGCCTTCACCATCCAAGAGTTATGTTTCCCTTTCTTTCCAATCTCCTTTCGCCAATCAAAGATGTTTTTAATTTCTCGAAATAAACTTTCTTCATAACCGATAATACTGAGTTGTTTTGTAGAAATATCTTTTAATTGTAAATCATTCATTTCGATTTGATTTTTCTGTATCCAGGAAAACAATAAAAACTGTTCGGAATGTTCGGGATCATCAACAATCAACTCCCTCGGAATAACGACTGGAGAAATCCGAAAACAATGAAATACATTTTCCAGATAGAGTTCACATACAAAGGATTCTCCACTAAGAGCATTTGCAAAATGTTTATGATTTAGGTTAAATTTAGACAAAAAAGGCAGCTCAAGAAAAGCCAAAGAATCTATGTCTTGCAGTTTGTTTTCAAAATCTTCTAAAACAATATCGAGACCCTTAAACAACTTAAGTCTCAAATTATGATCGAAAACAAAATAGTTTCCAAGAGGCAAAGCAGAAAGAATTGAATCTAAAACAGTTAATACATTACATTCATTTAACAAAGAATTATTGACCTATACTAAAACAACATATTCCAATATTCGATTGCATTAATCTATCTAACTCAATTTAAATTTAGGCATATCTCCAAACCTTCAGAAAAAAAGATTGGATTTATTAAGGTGGTATTTGGACAAATGTCGGATTTTTGTTTTTTCTAAATTCAGAAGGACTCAAACCAGTTTTCTTTTTAAAAAATCGTGTAAAATATGCTGAATCCTGAAAGTTTAGCTGCAAAGCGATATCAGATATTCTTTCATCTGTGTGTTCTAAAAGCCGGAATGCTCTTCTAATAACATTTTCCTTAATAAAATCAGAAGCAGATCTCCCTGTAACCTCTTTAACTATATCGCTTAGGTGTCCTGGTGTAATCGCAAGCTGGGATGCAAAATAGTTTACCGATCTAATTTCACCTTGAGATAAATTTAATAGACGAAAAAATTCGTATACGATTCGATTCGCTTTCATTGGAATCAATTTTTGATTTTTTTGGATATAACGATTTAGATAAAGAAACAGTAGTTCAGATAAATTTCGAATGATCTCTATTTCAGATTTATCTTCCAACATTAGTTCCTTTTCCAAAAAAGGAATCATATTCCAAACTATCTTATAATCTTTTATATTCAGAACTAAAGGTAATTTTGTATTAAGAAAAAACGAGAATCTAGTTGCGGGATATTCATTTTTACGAATTAAAAAGGAGTCGTAGAATTTGATCACAAGGCCGTCGATTACGTCACTCCATTCACCTCGATGAGAAACATAATGCGGCAAATACAAAAGACCGTAATCGTCAATTGTATATTTTTTTGAATCTATTTCAATACGGCCTCTACCCTTTCTAATCAATATTAAAGATGAAAAATGATTTATACTTAAAGCTGACCATTTTTTATTTTTATATGCCGAATCCCGAAATACAGTAATAAAAAAGTCTTCGTCAGCATTAGCGCCAAAATCCTCTAAACTATAGATTTTTATCTTACGATTTGGCAAATAGTGATTCATAAAAAAAATAATTTACAATATTCAAATACACCTACTTACCATTAAATATTCATTCAGCTAAAGTATAAATTCTCTTTGAACTTCCCGAACAAGAATCAGATTAATATTTCTTAATATTTTGAAAATCTGCAACTCAACTCAGGTTAAAATTACTTCTCTCGAATACAAAAGATTCTGCAATACAATCACTTGTTAAAACAATGTTTCCTTACCGCAATTAAAAACGATTGGATATAAATAGATTCATCCAAAAAGAATTTGGACAGAATTCGGGAACTTTAGGATTTTTTTCGGATCAATTTTCGAACACTATGCTATTTAATTAAGGTTTAGACCTGAACAATTGCCGTTCCACAGCTTAAACCTAACGACAACTTTAGATTATCTTAAATCCTTGGATCATCAAAAGAATCGACTGCTGTCCAAGATCATTTCAATAACTAATAGTGATCACTATTACCAAACAAAGAAATGAGGAGCAGAACTCATAGTAGCCGGATTGTGAAAGTTGCAAACAAGATACAAGTCAATTGATAGAGGCAATCGGCACGAGTAATACCAATAATAATTTATTTCTTTATCAGAAATAGAGAAGTCTCAAGATAAATGCCAATACGGTTCGGCCATGAGATAGGCGGAGTCTAAATTATACAGTTTTCTTATCCCGACATTTCGAATCACCGTGGCGAAGTCTCTCCTAAATAAAGGTTGTTGATCCAGACGAAAACAAATCTTATCTTATAGTTTACAAACTTCCTGTCGGTTTCCCCCAAATGGAATATATTCGGAAAGTATAAAAAACTTGAACTTAATTTACAAAATACTAGAGTTGTGCAAAACTATAACAGAGGTTCAAAGATGAAATTCAGTCATTGGTTATTTCTATTCATTCTAACTTTTTCTTCCTGCGTAACAAGTTACAGGGATTATCCGTTGATTGATACTCCATCGAAATTTTCAAACGCATCGAAATCAAAATTATATTACCATTTAGAACCATTTCCAATTTTAGAATTTGGCGGGTATACTGCATTAAAATCATTCTTCCGCACTAATTTGAAGTCCAAATTTAGTGAAACAGAAGAAATATCAGATCCAAAAACCATTCCCGCAAAAGGAGTTTATTGCAAGGTATCAACTCAGTGGATACCGATATCTGCTCCGTCTTTGATCTTTGGATATATTTCCGTAGCAACTGCAACTATCCTACCAGCCTGGAGCTCAAAAGAAGGATTCGATGTTACCTATTCTTTGTACAAAGATGGTCAAAAGATAAAAGATTTTAATTATTCCACAAGAAGATCAATATTTCTTTGGATCTTTGCTTTACCAGCAATTTGGGTAAATCTTTTAACATCTTCAGAAGAAGAGGTTTTCAAAGCGATGTCTTATCAATTCATTGAAGATGCAAAACCATTTATCAATGAATGATATAATTTGATATTTGGGTTGTACAATTTTCAGATGAAACACAGAAATATCAAACTACATGGAAAGAATATATAAAAACTAACTATTGTTCTATACTCTTTCCTGTAAGTTTTTATTGTTTCACACAAACAAGCGAGTGAGTATTATTACATAGATTGGATGATGCTCTAATGATCAGGTTTGTACTTTGGTCATTGAGTCTTCCTGTAAACGTGTTCGTTCCCTAAATCCAATCATCACAATGAAGACTGGGTTCAGTGATCCAATTTGCACGGAACCCAAGCCATAATGTTTTTCTATCGTTAGTATTCATTTGAAAGAAAAAAGCCATTGCATAATCTTTTGTCGAAGGATCACGAGTCGAGTCAATTTCTTTCCTGTTGTGCCTGTAACAAAAGAAAACCCAAAGTAGCAATGACTCCTCCCAGAAAAATAAATAACTCAGGACCAAAAACAGCAGTATGCCTACCAAATCCAGCAAACTCTAAATAAATAATGGGAGCTATATACTGATTGATAAACAATCCGAGAAATGTTAATTGGTTGGTAAGTCCTCCTTTTAAAAATTTCCAAAGGAACAAATTTGGATTCGATAAAAGTGTCGAAAGAACAAGTGTTGCCATAAACACCATCTCGAGTGGAGAAACTCCTACACGTGGATCAATGGACATACTTAAATATGTTGGATTTTGGAAGATATGCCCAATCAGACTAAGTCCACCAGGAACAAGCGCTAGGTGAATCAGTATATCATCCAGAATCCAAACACTATTGGGAGTTTTTCTTAAATAAAGGAGAATTTCATATACGCTAAAGAACACAAGCCCAACAGAAGTAAATACAGATGTCATCACCAAAGTAGACTTGGGATTGATATGAACTGCGGGTGCTGATAGCAACATCAACATAGAAGATATATTTCCACCACCGACAATCATCAATAAGGCGAGATTTGCAGTGAAAGGCCAAAGGTGAAAATGTCTGGTAGCCAATCGCAAACCAACGATCACGAGTAGTGAGATGGCAGTAAAAATAGACATTACGGGGCCATCTGTTAGGTAAAACAAAGGAAAACCTAAAACCCAAGCGACTAACACAATGACTGCACCTATTAAAATCGTTATATCAAGAATCTCGGCCCAGGTTCCAAAACGTTTTTCCATACAGTATTCCTTTTCCTCTAAACTGCATTGATTGACTTTGATTTTTCTGTTTTTGCAATTCAAATTTTGGTTTAAGAATCTCTAAACCAAAGGTAGGGAAAAATTTGCGAGCGTGAGTTTCCGATTCAGACAAAATTAAATGGTTTTCTTCTAAACGCTCAAATCTATCTGTAACACTTAGCTGTTTGTTCTTTTCAATGGAGAATTACATGTCGGAAACAAATTCATTTTTCAAACGTACCCTAAAGTCTATCTTCAGTATTTTTATAACCGAAACCAAAATTTCAAAAATTGAAAGGTTAACGAATGCATTCGTTCTCATCGAAATGAAGGGGAAAAAATTAAAAGAATCAAATTGGGTGCCCGGTGGCAAAGTACAAGTTGATGTGGGAATTTTTACCTACCGCACTTTCACTCCCATTAACGTTGATAAAGCGGAAGGCAAACTTTCGTTTTTATGTTTTAAGCATCATAATGGCCCTGCTTCCCATTGGATCAATGCCTTAAAAGTTGGAGACCCTTGTGAAGTGTTCGGCCCTCGTGAGTCACTGGATTTTTCGAGTCTTGAGGGAGATGCCATCTTATTCGGCGATGAAACTTCTTTTGGTATAGCGAAGGTTTTGCAAAACAAATTGGAAAAAAAATCTCACTTATTCTTTGAGCTGACCTCGACAGAAACAAGCAAAGAGGCTCTGGAAAAATTAGGTGTTACGGGAGAGAGAATGATAGAACGATCCGCCGATGGGTCACATCTCCAAAAACTTTCACAAGAAATTGTGGACCGCATCTCGCAGATTCCCGATGCAAAGATTTTCCTTACCGGGCGAGCCAGTTCCATCCAACAAGTCAGAAACTATTTGAAAAATTCAGGTATACCAACTAACAAATTAAAGGTTCGTGCTTACTGGGCAGACGGAAAAAAGGGTTTAGACTAGTGGGAATTTTTGGGGCGTTCCCAATGGGATCGTGTCACTAAAATTGATCTAAAAAGTGTCGGGCCACTCCGGGGTGCGCTTCGCGCCCGTCCCCAGCCATCTAACGATGGCAGGTGACCAAGCCCTCCGTCTCCGCGAGCGCGGGAAATTTTGAAAAATCACTCCATTAGCCAATCCTTTCACAGAGAACTATTGAAGTAAAATAGAGTCGCCTTCCACACAACACAGCTCTTATCATGACGGATAGATTCCGAAGTTTTTCAAAAACCAAATCTTCATTTTTCAATTTGATTTCGGAATTCTAACTTTAAATTTTTGATATGGTTTAATACATGAAACTTTCGTTAGTTGATGAAATCTTGATTGCAAGGGAAATGAAAAACGAAAAAACTGTCGCTTTTGTTCGATTTGCCCTATTCTCAGTCACTTCTATTTTAGATAGTTTATCCTATTTTGGATGGATCCATTATACCATTGTTCCAACTAGTCTCATCACTGTTGGATTGGATGTTTTATTTCTAATCTTTGCCACCCTTGTTTTGGTTTTTCTATTTTATTTACCTTACAAACCATATCTAAAATTTTTCACGATTACATTAGACTATTTTATCATTGGGCTTATGATTTTTCTTGACCCAACGATTCTAAAAGGAAACGGCCTTATCTATTTTATCGCAATGACGAGTGCCATGTTTGTTTTCCAGTTCAATCTTCTGAGACACTCGAAAGCAGGAACGATCTATGGTGCTATTTTGGCATTTGTATATTTCCTTGTGGTCTCCATTGGATTAGAAGATGGTTACCCATTTGATTTAATTCCCATGATATTTGGATTGGGAATGATGCTTGCAATGGGGTATCTAACAACGGTTTCCAATATCGAAATGGTGAAAGAAGCCAATGCAAAACAAATGATGGAACGATTCCTTCCTTCACAGTTAGTCAGTGAGTTTTATAAAAACAAGGCGCAACTAGAACCTGGAGGCGAAAACAAAGAGGTAACCATTCTTTTCTCAGATATTCGATCTTTTACAAAATTTTCAGAGCAACGGACTGCCGAAGAAGTGGTTCAATTCTTAAATCATTATTTATCTCGCATGACAGAGGTCATATTTAAATTTAATGGCACCATTGATAAATTTATCGGTGATGCAATCATGACCATATTTGGTGCTCCGTTCAAACGAGATGACGATGCTCTCCGCGCCGTCAAATCCGCTGTCGCTATGATTCGAGAAATAGAGATACTAAACGATACGATGCCAAATCCAGAAGACAAATTACAAGTGGGAATTGGGATTCATACAGGAGAAGCCATTGTTGGTAATATTGGCTCCGACCGAAGGTTAGATTATACAGTCATTGGTGACAATGTAAATTTAGCTTCTAGAATCGAAGGATTAACCAAACATTACAATTGTCCTATTTTAATATCCGAGGTCACATTCAAACAAGTCGTCGGTAAATATTCCTTAGATGATGGTTTCCAAATTCGAGAAATTGATCAAGTCATTGTCAAAGGAAAATCAAAACCAATCACCGTGTATGAAGTGATTTGTTTAGCAGTTTAGAAAAAGGAATCAAGTTCAAATGTTTCCAAAAGTTTTTACAATCTGATTCATTGGAATGTGCGCTGAAAATTGGACTAAGCGATAAAAAAGGAATGATCTATTTTTAACTTAACTTTTTGATCGACCTAGAGTGCCTCTATTACAAAAATAGACCAATCGGACCACCTCATGAACTCTGGTTTCAAAAAATACCTATTACGAAGGAATCCCATATGAATGTACATGAAAACAAAAAGATTGTTACCGATTTTTTTAGACACCTGAATGAACGAAATATGAAAGATGCATTCGAATTATTAGATGATGACTTACATTGGTGGATTGTAGGAAACATACCCGTTTCCGGTGATTACGACTTCAAAAAGATAACATTTGGATTTAAAATGATCTTCAGAGCATTTGAGAACTTCCAGTTCACTTTGAAAGAGATGACGGGAGAAGAAGAACGAGTCAGCCTTGTAGCCGAATCACATGGAATTAGAAAGTCTACCGGGAAACATTATAACAATCAGTATCATTTTCTATTTTCCTTAAACCAAGGTAAAATTCTGAAAGTAAAAGAATTTTTTGATACAGTCCATGCATTGTGGGTAGAAAGTCCTGAAAGTGAAGGCCTCTCTTGAATGAAACGATAAATTGCTTCAAGTATCCATCCGAATGGGATTGATCAAATCAAATAGTTCTAATTTTAGTTTATAATATTCGGAAGTATATTCGTAACGATTTCCGAATAAGTTATCTAACTTTCCCGAATTATCTCTATTCGTATAGATGAGGTCTTCAATCTCACGTCTACGACTTTCCAAGTTTGGATCGATATCTTTTCTATGAGTGATCATCACTTTTACAATTTTCTTTTCTAAAATGTCTACTTTGTTGAAGGCATATTCGGTACTATTGAATTTGTTTTTGCGTTTGATAAACCAGCGAATTGCATCAGGGTATTTTACCGCTAGCTTTCGGTATTCCCCTTTATCCAAGGAAATTGGCTCAGGTTCCATTTGATGAACTTTTCTTAAATTTTTCACTCGTTTGATTTTCGAAAACGCTTCAATAATAAAAAGATATGCCTCTTTATATTTGGAAGTCTGTAATTTCAAAGACCAAACTAATCCATAAGAATGAAAGATAGGTTTTTTCAATTCAATCGAAGGCAGAGAATTAATTTCATCACGAATTTTGGAAAGTTCTCTATCCAAACGGATCAATTCTTTTTCTTTTGCTTTTATACTGATTTTTCTGTCTACTCTCATGCCCTAAAGTTTATATCGAACTTAGGACAAATTCCTAAATAGGAAGAGTGTTTATTTTGTTATAAGTAATTACCGTGGATCATTTTCAATATGATTTGCTTTCTATCTAAAAAACATAATTGGCAAATCAGTCGAAGAGCAATCGGCTATCAGTTCCTCATTCGATCCAAAAATTAAATTTAGTAAGGAACTATTGTATCAATGGCTGAGACCTGAAATTAAACGATGGAAATCAGATAAGTGCTCCCTCCGGACATAAAAAAAAGCAGCAGAATGCCTTCCCGACTCCTGCCAGCTGAACTTCTTGTTCAGACTGGCGAGCTTTGGCCATCCCTGGCCACGCCTCCGTCAGAAATGCATTCTGACTAGGGTTACTTAGAGAATTTACAAATCAATATCCAGAAACAAAAAAGCCTCACATCTTTCGACGTAAGGCTTCTTCTTATCTTACTCTTCTTCAACTATATACGACAAAGGTT is part of the Leptospira congkakensis genome and encodes:
- a CDS encoding adenylate/guanylate cyclase domain-containing protein, translating into MKLSLVDEILIAREMKNEKTVAFVRFALFSVTSILDSLSYFGWIHYTIVPTSLITVGLDVLFLIFATLVLVFLFYLPYKPYLKFFTITLDYFIIGLMIFLDPTILKGNGLIYFIAMTSAMFVFQFNLLRHSKAGTIYGAILAFVYFLVVSIGLEDGYPFDLIPMIFGLGMMLAMGYLTTVSNIEMVKEANAKQMMERFLPSQLVSEFYKNKAQLEPGGENKEVTILFSDIRSFTKFSEQRTAEEVVQFLNHYLSRMTEVIFKFNGTIDKFIGDAIMTIFGAPFKRDDDALRAVKSAVAMIREIEILNDTMPNPEDKLQVGIGIHTGEAIVGNIGSDRRLDYTVIGDNVNLASRIEGLTKHYNCPILISEVTFKQVVGKYSLDDGFQIREIDQVIVKGKSKPITVYEVICLAV
- a CDS encoding siderophore-interacting protein codes for the protein MSETNSFFKRTLKSIFSIFITETKISKIERLTNAFVLIEMKGKKLKESNWVPGGKVQVDVGIFTYRTFTPINVDKAEGKLSFLCFKHHNGPASHWINALKVGDPCEVFGPRESLDFSSLEGDAILFGDETSFGIAKVLQNKLEKKSHLFFELTSTETSKEALEKLGVTGERMIERSADGSHLQKLSQEIVDRISQIPDAKIFLTGRASSIQQVRNYLKNSGIPTNKLKVRAYWADGKKGLD
- a CDS encoding LIC12231 family lipoprotein, giving the protein MKFSHWLFLFILTFSSCVTSYRDYPLIDTPSKFSNASKSKLYYHLEPFPILEFGGYTALKSFFRTNLKSKFSETEEISDPKTIPAKGVYCKVSTQWIPISAPSLIFGYISVATATILPAWSSKEGFDVTYSLYKDGQKIKDFNYSTRRSIFLWIFALPAIWVNLLTSSEEEVFKAMSYQFIEDAKPFINE
- a CDS encoding nuclear transport factor 2 family protein yields the protein MNVHENKKIVTDFFRHLNERNMKDAFELLDDDLHWWIVGNIPVSGDYDFKKITFGFKMIFRAFENFQFTLKEMTGEEERVSLVAESHGIRKSTGKHYNNQYHFLFSLNQGKILKVKEFFDTVHALWVESPESEGLS
- a CDS encoding helix-turn-helix domain-containing protein — protein: MNHYLPNRKIKIYSLEDFGANADEDFFITVFRDSAYKNKKWSALSINHFSSLILIRKGRGRIEIDSKKYTIDDYGLLYLPHYVSHRGEWSDVIDGLVIKFYDSFLIRKNEYPATRFSFFLNTKLPLVLNIKDYKIVWNMIPFLEKELMLEDKSEIEIIRNLSELLFLYLNRYIQKNQKLIPMKANRIVYEFFRLLNLSQGEIRSVNYFASQLAITPGHLSDIVKEVTGRSASDFIKENVIRRAFRLLEHTDERISDIALQLNFQDSAYFTRFFKKKTGLSPSEFRKNKNPTFVQIPP
- a CDS encoding ATP-binding protein; amino-acid sequence: MNDLQLKDISTKQLSIIGYEESLFREIKNIFDWRKEIGKKGKHNSWMVKALPNLNTSLMQGTGLGGLVTSMGAMLRKVEKNGNVATIPIRHLELVEENFKYTKKLVNSLAVAQRYFEESDFGLELLTVQEIISLIKNITEDLEDMLKIKNQKILVSFLPNANSYHVKINRERLVTTTKELFINAMKYSPEGISLIVLFLITGNNFLIKFINPSYEDGIRAMDYGHSDDLAFFQPFFRLGKVVDERFDKEEFALGLGLAIVKKIIEDMDGNIQIGTIQSGIYRNVLQTEQVDKHFAEVCVTLEFNLV